Genomic DNA from Catellatospora sp. TT07R-123:
CCTGCCGCAGGAAGTCGGCGTGCCCGTCGAGCGCCGGGGTCCGCACCAGCTTGACGAAGCCGCGCCCCTGCCCGAAGTAGCCGAACCCGGCGTTCTCCTCGGCGACCCGGGCCGGGGGCAGCCGGACCGGCAGGTTCGACCGCACCGCCAGATCGTCGGTGTAGCCGAGGCGCCGCAGCGTCGCGTCCACGGCCTCGACGTCCTCGCGGCGCACCACCAGGTCGACGTCGACGCCGAACGGCGGTTCCAGCTGCGGGTACACCGAAGCCGCGTAGAACGTGCCCTTGGGCACCAGCAGCGGCACCCCCTTGGCGGCCAGCTCCTCGCGCAGCACCCGCAGCTCGCTCAGGTGCAGGTCGGCCAGCGCGACGGCCACCTCCTGCAACCGCGACATCGCCGTGTCCGGTCCGCCGATGGCGGGCAGTTCGCCGCAGACGGCGCGGACGATGTGGGCCAGGCGGCGGCTCATCAGCAGCCGCAGCAGGCCGGTGCCGTCGGGCGGGAGGTCGCCGAGGCTGGACAGGACGTTCGCGGCGGCCGCCGCGGGCAGCCGCCGCGGGAACTCCCGCAGCGACCGCACCGCGAGCGCGGCCAGCCCGGTCACCGGTGCCGGTGACGCGTGGATCCACATGGGTCGGTCAGTTTCCCTTCACGGCGGCTCAGCCTTGCTCGCCCGCTCAGCGCAGGCCGAGCAGCTCCTGTGCCCACGGCGACAGCCGGTCGCGGGCGTCCTCGCCGAGCAGCTCCTCCTGGTTCATCTCCGGCTTCTGGTCGGCGCGGCAGAAGAACGCGTTGATGCCCGCCCGGGGGCGGTCGGTGGCGTTGTCCATGCCGCTGTGCCACAGGTGGGAGTTGAAGACGATGACGTCGCCGGCCTCGGCCAGGATGCGGGTCTCGCCCTGCCAGGAGTCGTACTGGTCCGCCATGGCCTGCTTGGGCACCTCGGTGAAGCGGTGCGAGCCGGGCACGACCCGGGTCGCGCCGTTGGCCTCGGTGAAGTCGTCCAGCGCCCAGATCGCGTTGCAGACCTTGTAGTCGCCGTTGGGGGCCGGGCCGTCGTACCAGTCGACGTGCAGCTTCTGCCGCTTCTGGCCGGGCAGCTGGGACCGCATGTTCAGCATGCTCAGCCGGATGTCGTCGCCGAGCACGTGCCGGATCGCGGCCAGCACGGCCGGGTGGGTGAGGCAGGTGTCGTAGACGGTGTCCTTGTTCAGCAGGTTGTGCAGCCGGAACGCACCGTCGTCGCAGAGGGTGTACTCGTAGCCGGCCATCTTGCCTTCGATGTTGCCGATGCGCATCAGCGACGTCTTGACGGCCACGATCTCGGCGCGGCTCATCAGCTGCCGGAGCACGGTGTAGCCGGACTCGTCGAGTTCGCGGCGGTGCTGGTCGGTGAGCAGGTCGGACGGTTGCTGTACGACGGTCATCTGCTGGTCCCTTCGGTGTCGGCGCCGTACGGGCGCGCCATGGATGCGAGGTGGAGCTCTCTGATCTCGGTGCCGCGCGGCGCGGCCAGCAACCAGGCGACCGTCGCCGCGACGTCCTCGGGTGCCAGCGCGCCGGGGCGGCCGCCGGGCGTGCCGGTGCGGAAACCGGTGTCGACGGCACCGACGGCCAGGTGGGTGCAGCGCAGGCCGTCGGCGCGGTGCTCGGCGCGGGCGACCTCGACCAGCCCGCGCAGCCCCCACTTCGCGGCGCAGTACGCGGCCCGTTCCGGCAGCCCGGCCTGGCCGGAGTCCGAACCGATCGCCACGACCTGCCCCGCGCCGTCGGCCAGCAGCCGGGGCAGCGCCGCGACCAGGGTCAGGTGCGCCCCGCGCAGGTTCGTGGCGATGGTGTCGTCCCACACCTCGACCGGGTAGTCCCGCAGCGGATGCCACTGCCCCACCCCGGCGTTGAGGACGACGGCGCGCAGCGCGGGCAGGTCGCGGGCGGCGGCGTCGACGTCGGCGGCGTCGCGCACGTCGGTGACCCGGGGGTACGCGTCCGCGCCGCGCATCCGGCAGCCGTCGGCGACCTCGGCCAGCGCCGCGCCGTCGCGGGCCCACAGCACCACCGGCACCCCGGCCCCGGCCAGCGCGTACGCCACCGCGCGGCCGATGCCGCGGCTGGCCCCGGTGACCAGCACCGCCGGTTCAGCCATGGCCGCCCACCAGCTGCTTGTACGCCGTCGGCAGCCCGATCACCGGCAGCCCCGGCCCGCCGAAGCGGGCCAGCCCGGCCGTGTCGGACAGCTCGGTGGTGGCCAGCGTGGTCAGCACCGGATGGGCCAGCAGCCCGGCCACGACGTCGGCCGGGGCGAACGTACGGGCCACGACGACGTGCACCTGCGCGGCGGTGGCGAGGCTGTCCAGGGCCGCGTGCAGGGTGGCGCCGGTGGTCAGCTCGTCGTCGAAGACCAGCACCCGGGCGCCGTCGAACGCGGGCCGGGCCAGCGCCACCCGCCGGGCCCGGTCGGCGTGCCCGAGCCGCTGCTTGAGCAGCACCTCGGTCGAGGCACCGAGCCGGGCGGCCAGATCGGCGCAGGCGCGGGCGCGGCCGGAGTCGGGCGCGACCACCACGTCGACCGGGCCGAGGCGCTGCCCGGCCCAGTCGGCCACGTCCGGCAGGCAGGACAGCACCCGCATCGGACGGCGGCTGAACCCGACGACCTGCGGGGCGTGCGGGTCGAACACCGCGTACTCGTCCAACGCGGGCAGCGCGTCCAGCAGCCGCAGCAGCACCGCGGCGCCCAGCGACGCCCCGTCCTCGGCCTGGACGCTGCGCGAGTACGGCAGGTACGGCACGATCAGGCGGGCGCGCAGGCGCGGGTTGGCCCGCCACAGGCAGTCCGCGGTCAGCGCCAGGTCGAGCAGCGCACCGCCCGGGTCCTGGGCACCGGCCCACAGGATGTCCAGCTCATCGGGCACCGGCCCGGCGGCCAGGTACATGGCGTTGCCGTTGGCGAAGGCGATCCGGGTGGTCTCGTACCGGTGCCAGGCGCCGGTGGCCAGCATCGCGGCGGCGGTGCGGGCGGCCGCGGCGGCGGGCAGGGTCAGCAGGGCGGTGCTCACGCGACCACCACCAGCGGCGGAAGCCGGTCGGCGGCGACGTCGAGGCGGTCCAGCAGCCCGGCCAGGGCCTGGGGGGCCAGGTCGGCGACGATCCGCAGCGCGACCGCGAGGGCTTTGACGTGGCCGACGCTGCGGCCCCCGGCGGAGGTGAGGGCCCGGTCGCGGACCAGTCCGTCGTACACCCGGCAGCCTCCGGCCGCGGCCAGCCGCTCGGCCTTGCCACTGTGCCCGGCGACGGTGCGCCCGCGCAGCACCCCCAGCCCGGCCAGCACGAACGCGCCGGAGCAGACCGTGTAGGCGCGCCGGTCGGCCCGCACGTGCGCGGCGAGCAGCCCCGTCAGCGGCGTACGCGGGACGGGCTGCTCGGCGGCGGCGCCGCCGGTGACCACGACCGCGTCGAAGACGCCGGTGACGGCGTCGCCCAGGCCCCGCTCGACCACCTCGAACAGGCCTGCCTTGTGCAGCACGCGCACGACCGGGACGGTGTCGAGGGGCTCGCCGGGTTCCGGCGCGACCACGAGGATCCGGGCCGGGGTCATCGGGCACCGGCCGGGGCGCGCAGCAGGTACAGCGCCGCGTCGGCCGACGGCCAGATCGGCAGCCGCAGCGCGGTCAGCCCGGCGGCACGGGCCAGGTCGGCGACGGAGGCCGCGCCCGGCAGGAACTGCCGGTAGCAGGTGCGGACCTCCGCCTCGGCCAGGGTGATGACCGCGTAGACGTGCTCGGTCTCGGTGGCGGCGTCCCAGCTGATCGTCTTGGTGAGCCCGCCGCCGGGCAGGCGGTGCTCCTTGCGGGCGGGCCGGGGCGCGCGGTCGCGGTCGAAGACCTCCAGCGCGACCGCCCCGCCGGGGGCGAGGCTCGCGGCGGCGCGGCGCAGCAGCGCCAGGCTGGCCGGGCGGTCGGCGGCGAACCCGAACGAGTTGCCGAGCAGCAGCACCAGCCGGTACGCGGCCGCGGGCAGTTCGGTGGCGGCGACGTCGCCGTGGACGGTGTGCACGCGGCCGTCCACGCCTGCCGCGCGGGCCCGGTCGCGCAGGGTCGCCAGCGACGGCTCGATCCGGTCGACGCCGGTGACGGTCCAGCCGCGCGCGGCCAGTTCCAGCGTGTGCCGGCCGGGTCCGCACATCAGGTCGGCGGCGTGGCCGGGCCGGTGGTCGGTGGCGGCGAGCACGAGGTCGATCTCGGTGGCGGTCAGCTGCGGGTCGGGCGGGCGGTAGCCGTCGTAGGCCGCGCCGAGCCGGTCGAAGTAGACGGCGGTGGCGCAGTCGCCGGTGCAGGCGTCCATCAGCGGGCCGCCGGCTGCGGCAGGCGCGGCCGCAGCCGCTCCCACACCCGGTCGAGCAGCTCGGCGGGCGGGCTCTGCGAGCTGAGCAGCAGCCCGTCGTTGTCGCGGGCCAGCCGCGTGAACGCCTCCCGGTTGCGGGTGACGAACGCGGCCTGCTGGTCCCAGCGGCGGCTGTCGCTGCCGTCGCGGGTGACGACCCGGTCGAGCAGCGTCTCGGCGGGGGCGTCCATGACGATCAGCAGGTCGGGTTTGATGATGTCGGCGTACAGGCTGGACAGCCGGGCCGGGTCGAACTCGCCGGTGGTCAGGTAGTGCGCGACCAGGGACAGCAGGTAGCGGTTGGACAGGATCCAGCCGCCGACGGCCAGCGTGGGCCGGATGACGCGTTCCTGCTGGTCGACGCGGTCGGCGAGGGCGAACAGCGCCATCGCCATCGGGGTGAGCTGCTCCGGGTCGCCGACCATGGTGGCCTGCACCCGGTGGTCGCCGCGCCACCAGGACGTCGGCTGCATGATCACTTCAGGGTGCACGCCGTGGTCGGCGAGCCGGGCCAGCAGGCCGTGCTCCAGGGTGGTCTTGCCCGAGCCGTCGGGCCCGCAGATGACGATGAGGGCACCGGGGTGGTCGTGCGGTTTCAGGTTCAGCTGCACTGCAATCCTCCCAGCAGGAATTCGGCCGCGGCGGGGTCGGCGCGTTCGGACACCGCGCGGGCCAGCTCCGCGCCGCCGGGCAGCCCGGTGGCGCCGGGTGCCTCCACCGCGAGCGCGCCGAGCAGCGCGCCGAGCCCGGCGGCGGTCCGCAGCGGCAGCCCCGCGCCCAGGCCCGCCGCGAGTCCGGCGGTGAACGCGTCGCCGGCCCCGGTCGCGTCGACCTCGACGGCGGGCACGGCGGGCACGGCCGACCAGCCGTCGGCGTCGTGCACCCGGCAGCCTTCGGCGCCGAGGGTGACCACGACCGCCGCGTACCCGTCGGCGGCGGCGTCGCCGAGCTGCGCCCATTCGGTGCGGTTGGCGACCAGCACGATCCCGCCGCGCCGGTCGGCCAGCGCCCGGTGCGCGGCGGCGATCCGGCCGCCCGGGTTGACCACGACGGTCTGCCCGGCGGCCACCGCCTGCGGTAGCACGGCCGGGGGCGGGTCGAACACCACCATCACCCGGCTGTCGGGAAACGACGGGGTGAGGGCGTCGTTGGCGGCGCGGTGCAGCATCATGTGGTGCAGCGACGGAGCGTTGACGATCACGGCCCGGCCGGTGGCCGCACCCGGCACGACCTGCATCCAGCCGGTGTCCACGCCCTCGGCGGCCAGGTGCGCGAGCAGGCGCTCGCCGGCCTGGTCGGAGCCGACCGCGCCGACCAGGCACGGTTGGTGCCCGAGCCGGGCCAGAACGACGGCGGTGTTGGCGGCGTGGCCGCCGGGGGCCTGGTGCACCGCGAGGATGTCGGTGGTGCCGTCGGGGCCCGGGTCACCGGACAGGGTGAGGATCTCGTCGTGGTTCACCCCGCCGACCACGGTGAACCCGGCGGTCACCGGGGACCGTCCGGCACCGCCGCCACGGCGCTGATCTCGACCAGGTGCTCGGGCACGACCAGCCCGGCCACGAACACGACGGTGCTCGACGGCGGGCTCACCTCGGCGAAGACCTTGTCGCGTACGGCGGTGAAGGCCGGGAAGTCCGCGCGGTCGACCAGGTAGACGGTGACCGCGACGAGGTCGCCCAGCTGCGCGCCCGCCTCGGCCAGCACGGCGGTGATGTTGCGGTAGACCTGCTCGGCCTGGGTCGCGATGTCCGCGCCGACGGTGGCGCCGCTCGCGTCGGTCGCGACCTGGCCGGTGACGTACACCCACCGCAGCGGCCCGCCGACCTCCACGCCCGGGGAGTACCGGGCGATCGGCGGCCCGACCTGCGCGGGGACGAGAGCGCGCCTCACGCCGCCGCGCCGGTCCGGCGGGACCGGTCCGCCCAGCGGTGGAGCACGTCCTGGGCGCTGCCGTCGCGCAGCACCGACTCGGCGACCTTGAGGCCGTCGGACAGGTCGGCGGCCCGGCCCGCGACGACGAGGACGGCGGCGGCGTTGAGCAGCACGATCTCGGTCTGCGCGGTGGTGGCGGTGCCCGCGAGCACGGCCCGGCTGATCTCGGCGTTGCGCCGGGGGTCGCCGCCCTCGACCTGGTCGATGGTGGCGCGGGCCAGCCCGAGGTCGACGGCGTCGACCCGCAACTCGGTGACCGCTCCGTCGCGCACCTGCAGGATCCGGGTGGGTGCGGTGGTGGAGACCTCGTCGAGGCCGTCCTCGGCGTGCACCACCCAGGCGTGCCGGGTGCCGGAGCGGGCCAGCGCGCCCGCGGTGACCTCGGCGTAGCGGGAGTCGTACATGCCGGTGACCTGGCGGGTGACCCGGGCGGGGTTGCACAGCGGCCCGAGCAGGTTGAACACGAACCGCAGGCCCACCTCCTGGCGCAGCCCGATGAGGTGGCGCATGCCGGAGTTGAACGCCGGGGCGTGCATGAAGCAGATGCCGAGCTCGCGCAGGCAGGCCGCGACGTCGGCCGGGTCGGACACGGCGCGCACCCCGAGTTCGGCCAGCACGTCGCTGCTGCCGGAGTTACTGGACACGGCGCTGGTGCCGTGCTTGGCCACCGGCACCCCGGCGGCCGCGACCAGGAACGCGGCGGTGGTCGAGATGTTGAACACGCGGGCGCTGGGGCCGTCGCCGCCGGTGCCGCAGGTGTCCACGGCCCGGTCGGCCAGCTCGCCCAGGTCGACGGTGGTGCCCTCGGCGCGCAGCACCCGCAGGAACCCGGCGATCTCCTCGGCGCGCTCGCCCTTCATCCGCAGCGCGGTGCCGAGCGCGCCGAACTGGGAGCCGGTGAACTCCCCGGCGACCAGGGCGCTCATGACCTCGGCGGCCTCGTCCTCGGTCAGGTCGCGGCCGTCGACGAGCGCGCGCAGGGCCGGCCGCAGCCGGGTCGGGGTGGTCATTGCGTGCCTCCCAGGATCGTGGCGGCGCCGTCGAGCTTGATGACCGCGTCGTCGAACGCCTGCGGGCTGGTGTCGGTGTCGCCGAGCGGCGGGGATTTGACCAGGGAGGCCGCGCCGTGGACCGGCCCGGCGAAGCCCGCGCGGCGGGCCAGCACGGCCAGCCGGACCAGGTCGATGATCACGCCCGCGGCGTTGCTGGAGTCCTGTACGGACAGCTTGAGCTCGATCGTGGCCGTGGCCCCGGCCCACCCGGCCGCCTCGACGTGGATGTAGCCGATCTTCTGGTCGTTGAGCACCGGCAGGTAGCCGCCGGAGGGCACCACCGAGACCCGGTCGGAGTATGCGCCGCCCAGCGCGGCGTGCTTGGACTGCCGCTTGGCCTCGCCGCGCACCAGCAGGTTGCGGAAGTCGGCGTTGCCGCCGAGGTTGACCTGGTAGCTGCGCTCGATGTGCAGGCCGCGTTCGGTGACCAGGCTCAGCAGGGTGCGGTGCAGGACCGAGGAGCCGAGATGGCTGGCCAGGTCGTCGCCGACGACCGGCACGCCGGCCTCGGTGAACCGGGCGGCCCAGCCGGGGTCGCGGGCGATGAGGTCGGGGGTGCAGTTGACGAACGCCACCCCGGCGCGCAGCGCGGCCTCGGCGTAGAAGGCCACCGCCCCGGCCGAGCCGGTGGGCAGGGAGTACAGCAGGGCCTCGGCGCCGCTGTCGCGCAGCTGCCCGGCGATGTCGTCGACGGTGCGGTCGGCGCCGACGGGACCGACGCTGTCGGACAGGTGCGGGGGCACCCCGTCCAGGCGGGCGCCCATGGCCACGACGGTGGTCTCGTCCGGCAGTTCCGACACCAGGCGCGGGTAGTTGTTGGGCGCGGCGAAGACGGCCTCGCCCAGGGGGCGGCCGACCTT
This window encodes:
- a CDS encoding carbohydrate kinase family protein; translation: MTAGFTVVGGVNHDEILTLSGDPGPDGTTDILAVHQAPGGHAANTAVVLARLGHQPCLVGAVGSDQAGERLLAHLAAEGVDTGWMQVVPGAATGRAVIVNAPSLHHMMLHRAANDALTPSFPDSRVMVVFDPPPAVLPQAVAAGQTVVVNPGGRIAAAHRALADRRGGIVLVANRTEWAQLGDAAADGYAAVVVTLGAEGCRVHDADGWSAVPAVPAVEVDATGAGDAFTAGLAAGLGAGLPLRTAAGLGALLGALAVEAPGATGLPGGAELARAVSERADPAAAEFLLGGLQCS
- a CDS encoding phytanoyl-CoA dioxygenase family protein — protein: MTVVQQPSDLLTDQHRRELDESGYTVLRQLMSRAEIVAVKTSLMRIGNIEGKMAGYEYTLCDDGAFRLHNLLNKDTVYDTCLTHPAVLAAIRHVLGDDIRLSMLNMRSQLPGQKRQKLHVDWYDGPAPNGDYKVCNAIWALDDFTEANGATRVVPGSHRFTEVPKQAMADQYDSWQGETRILAEAGDVIVFNSHLWHSGMDNATDRPRAGINAFFCRADQKPEMNQEELLGEDARDRLSPWAQELLGLR
- the trpD gene encoding anthranilate phosphoribosyltransferase; the protein is MTTPTRLRPALRALVDGRDLTEDEAAEVMSALVAGEFTGSQFGALGTALRMKGERAEEIAGFLRVLRAEGTTVDLGELADRAVDTCGTGGDGPSARVFNISTTAAFLVAAAGVPVAKHGTSAVSSNSGSSDVLAELGVRAVSDPADVAACLRELGICFMHAPAFNSGMRHLIGLRQEVGLRFVFNLLGPLCNPARVTRQVTGMYDSRYAEVTAGALARSGTRHAWVVHAEDGLDEVSTTAPTRILQVRDGAVTELRVDAVDLGLARATIDQVEGGDPRRNAEISRAVLAGTATTAQTEIVLLNAAAVLVVAGRAADLSDGLKVAESVLRDGSAQDVLHRWADRSRRTGAAA
- a CDS encoding phosphoribosyltransferase family protein, whose product is MSTALLTLPAAAAARTAAAMLATGAWHRYETTRIAFANGNAMYLAAGPVPDELDILWAGAQDPGGALLDLALTADCLWRANPRLRARLIVPYLPYSRSVQAEDGASLGAAVLLRLLDALPALDEYAVFDPHAPQVVGFSRRPMRVLSCLPDVADWAGQRLGPVDVVVAPDSGRARACADLAARLGASTEVLLKQRLGHADRARRVALARPAFDGARVLVFDDELTTGATLHAALDSLATAAQVHVVVARTFAPADVVAGLLAHPVLTTLATTELSDTAGLARFGGPGLPVIGLPTAYKQLVGGHG
- a CDS encoding nucleotidyltransferase family protein, translated to MWIHASPAPVTGLAALAVRSLREFPRRLPAAAAANVLSSLGDLPPDGTGLLRLLMSRRLAHIVRAVCGELPAIGGPDTAMSRLQEVAVALADLHLSELRVLREELAAKGVPLLVPKGTFYAASVYPQLEPPFGVDVDLVVRREDVEAVDATLRRLGYTDDLAVRSNLPVRLPPARVAEENAGFGYFGQGRGFVKLVRTPALDGHADFLRQVLPGYVVLLGGGQAYLCPSFDVHHSLNSLHDTPGAGFRPGEDDWWRAPQQVRYRGVEFEAPDDVTVAWFAANHLYADVMLFGDGNLKILGDLIALVRAGRVDWAALAEVAGRHVALRPPVFYVFRMLRGVFGCDVPADFLAALDVPSPRDSAHFADFGDPLARLLDVRAELTVGER
- a CDS encoding inositol-3-phosphate synthase, with protein sequence MKPARLAIVGVGNNISALVQGVAVYRQADDPAELPGVTRPYVGGLHVTDLAFVAAFDVAEAKVGRPLGEAVFAAPNNYPRLVSELPDETTVVAMGARLDGVPPHLSDSVGPVGADRTVDDIAGQLRDSGAEALLYSLPTGSAGAVAFYAEAALRAGVAFVNCTPDLIARDPGWAARFTEAGVPVVGDDLASHLGSSVLHRTLLSLVTERGLHIERSYQVNLGGNADFRNLLVRGEAKRQSKHAALGGAYSDRVSVVPSGGYLPVLNDQKIGYIHVEAAGWAGATATIELKLSVQDSSNAAGVIIDLVRLAVLARRAGFAGPVHGAASLVKSPPLGDTDTSPQAFDDAVIKLDGAATILGGTQ
- a CDS encoding DJ-1/PfpI family protein; amino-acid sequence: MTPARILVVAPEPGEPLDTVPVVRVLHKAGLFEVVERGLGDAVTGVFDAVVVTGGAAAEQPVPRTPLTGLLAAHVRADRRAYTVCSGAFVLAGLGVLRGRTVAGHSGKAERLAAAGGCRVYDGLVRDRALTSAGGRSVGHVKALAVALRIVADLAPQALAGLLDRLDVAADRLPPLVVVA
- a CDS encoding SDR family oxidoreductase, with protein sequence MAEPAVLVTGASRGIGRAVAYALAGAGVPVVLWARDGAALAEVADGCRMRGADAYPRVTDVRDAADVDAAARDLPALRAVVLNAGVGQWHPLRDYPVEVWDDTIATNLRGAHLTLVAALPRLLADGAGQVVAIGSDSGQAGLPERAAYCAAKWGLRGLVEVARAEHRADGLRCTHLAVGAVDTGFRTGTPGGRPGALAPEDVAATVAWLLAAPRGTEIRELHLASMARPYGADTEGTSR
- a CDS encoding AAA family ATPase → MQLNLKPHDHPGALIVICGPDGSGKTTLEHGLLARLADHGVHPEVIMQPTSWWRGDHRVQATMVGDPEQLTPMAMALFALADRVDQQERVIRPTLAVGGWILSNRYLLSLVAHYLTTGEFDPARLSSLYADIIKPDLLIVMDAPAETLLDRVVTRDGSDSRRWDQQAAFVTRNREAFTRLARDNDGLLLSSQSPPAELLDRVWERLRPRLPQPAAR
- a CDS encoding class I SAM-dependent methyltransferase, coding for MDACTGDCATAVYFDRLGAAYDGYRPPDPQLTATEIDLVLAATDHRPGHAADLMCGPGRHTLELAARGWTVTGVDRIEPSLATLRDRARAAGVDGRVHTVHGDVAATELPAAAYRLVLLLGNSFGFAADRPASLALLRRAAASLAPGGAVALEVFDRDRAPRPARKEHRLPGGGLTKTISWDAATETEHVYAVITLAEAEVRTCYRQFLPGAASVADLARAAGLTALRLPIWPSADAALYLLRAPAGAR
- a CDS encoding RidA family protein, whose protein sequence is MRRALVPAQVGPPIARYSPGVEVGGPLRWVYVTGQVATDASGATVGADIATQAEQVYRNITAVLAEAGAQLGDLVAVTVYLVDRADFPAFTAVRDKVFAEVSPPSSTVVFVAGLVVPEHLVEISAVAAVPDGPR